Below is a window of Candidatus Tumulicola sp. DNA.
GCGAACATGCTTGGCCAGCGAAACGTGGATCGCGCCGGTGGTCCCTCGTTCGGCCGCGTCAATGGCGGCGCGGATGCGTTGTTCGTCGACATGGCGCTTGAGGTCGTCATGCAGTTCGCGCTGCGGGGTCATTTCGCGCTCGCCATATCGGTCACCAACCCCCGGACGCTCCGCCGCCCCCGGCCATGCCGCCGCCACCCGAGAAGCCGCCCCCAAAGCCGCCACCACCACCACCGCCACCGCCCCCGAAACCGCTGCCGAAGAACCCTATCCACGGCGTGCTCTGATAGCGGCGCCCTGGGATATGATACAAGACCGTTCGCAGTACCGTAGCAAAGATCAAGAAGAAAACCAAAAGGATAAAGAACGCTACCACTCCTACCGCGACGACCACGTCGTTCGTCGCCGCGGAAGTCGGTTGTGCGCTTTGGGGTTGCCCGCTGAGCGCGGCGAGAATCGCGTCGACGCCTGCGCTGACGGCGCCGTCCTTATCGCCGGCACGTAAGCGCGGAGTTATCTGGTTGCGAATGATCTCCGAGGCTGTTGCATCAGGCAAGACGCTTTCGAGGCCATAGCCGACATCGATGCGGATCTTTCTATCCTTGGCGAAAATGAACAGGACGATGCCGTCATCGAGACCCTTGCGTCCGATGCGCCATTTCTCGAAGGTGCGGATGGTCCAGTCTTCGAGCGCCGCGTCGCCGGTGGTGTCACCGATCCACACGATGACCTGATGGCCGGTGGAGCGCTCGTATGCCTCAAGCTTCTGATTGAGCGCTGCTCGTGTTTCCGGCGAGAGGAAAGCGGCGTTGTCGGTCACCCACTGGGTCGGAGCCGGCGGAATAGGAACTTGTTGTGCGGCGGCAGCGGTCGCGCCGAATGCAATGCACGCGACGAGCGCGGCGATGACGCGAAGCATCGCCTAGAAAGTCACCTTGGGAGCGTTTTGTGTGCCCTCTTGCGCCTTGAAGTACGGCTTTACTTTGAACCGGTCGCCGAACAGGCCGGCGATGACGACCGTTGGGAACGATTGCCGCGTCGTGTTGAACGCCTGCGCCACTTCGTTGTAGCGCCGTCGCTCGACCGCGATGCGGTTCTCAGTGCCTTCGAGCTGGGCTTGCAGGTCTAGAAAATTCTGATTCGCCTTCAAGTCCGGATAGTTCTCAACCACGGCAAGCAGTCGCGAAAGTGCGGACGACAGCCCCGCTTGCGCTTGCTCGAACTGCGCGAAGGCAGCCGGATTGCTTAACGCGTTTTGTCCTGCGCTGACGGTGACCTGGCCGACTCTGGCGCGCGCGTTCGCCACACTGATGTAGGTGCTCTTCTCGAAGTTCGCAACGCCCTTGACGGTCGCAACAAGGTTCGGGATCAGGTCGGCGCGGCGCTGATAGACGCTTTCGACCGTGCCCCACTGCGACTGCACAGCTTGGTCCTGCGCCACCAGATTGTTATACGTGCCTGCGACCCATGCCACGATGACGACGATGATGACGATGACGATCGCGAGGCCGACCCACGATCTGCTCATGTATGCTCCCCTTCTTTCATTTGCGCGACCAACATTAGCTGCCGCGGGAACGTGCTCCCGCTCCTGCTTCAGTCGGCGGCGATCCCGGGCAGTTCGGCCTGCTTCCGGCCGAACGCATATGCGCGAGTCACCTCGGCGCCAAAAAATACGATCAGCGCGAGGTAGTAGAGCCAGGTCATCACGATGAGGGCTGCTGCCGCGGCGCCGCGCACCGCATGAAAAGCCGCGTAGCGCACGTACATGCTCAGCAGCCATTGACCGAGCAGGAACAAGGCTGCCGTGAACATGCCGCCGGTGAGTGCGTCGCGCCACGCAACGCTTGCCTCGGGGATAAATTTGAAGAGCGACCCGAACAAGATCGTGATCACGACAAACGACGCAGCGAAAACGACAACGCGCGTGACCCCCCACGCCGGCTCGTGCGCTTTCACGGCTGTCGCGAGCGTCGCATCGAAGATCTGCGAGGCTAGCAGCAATGCGCCGATGAGCGTCACCATGAGAAACGAAAACAAACGAACCCGCAAAATGTAAGAGAATCGCGATGGCCGTCGCTTGGCGTCAAAAATGATGTTGAGGGCAGCGTAGAGTTGCATGAAGGCACCGCTTGCACCGAAGATCAGCGCAATGGTGCCTATCGCGGCCGCTACGATATTGGGTGCGGGAGCGTTCACGTTGGCGATGAGGCTCGTGACAAACCGGGCGCCGGACGTGCCGAGAAAATCGCGCACCGGACCGAGGACGTCTTGGGTGGCGGCTTTCGGACCGATGACGAGGCCTGCGGCGGCGATCGCGATGACGAGCAGCGGGGCCAGCGAGAAGGCCAAGTAGAACGCAAGCGCCGCGGCCAGATGCGCCGTGTTGTGCCGCTGCCAGCCCGCGTAGGCCTCGCGAAGTAGTCCTATCGGGGTGGCCACCTCAGCCTAGTGATGCGCGCGCATGCAGTCCGGGATCAGCGGTTTCTTCGCCTTCGCCAATTGGTCGATATACGTGCGGATGTCCTTGACCGCGACGGCGGTGATCGGTTTCGGCCATGCTTTTGTAGCGGAAGCGAGATGGTCGCGAGCATCCCGCAAATACCCCAACGCTAAATCGTTCTTACCTTCACCGAACATCGAAGCGGCTGCGCCGGCGAGGTTGGCCGCGGCGGTGAGGTTGTCCTGAGCCACTTCCCTGCTATTGCGCTCTTGACCGGCGAACATCTCCGCATGTTCCGCGGTGCTTACCTCGTCGTCGAAGTTATTGAAAGCTTCTTGGTACTTTCCGGCAGCTAGCTCTGCGCCACCAGCGAAATGGTTGGAAGACGAGTCCGGGATCAACCACTGATCCGTGCAGAGATACGATTGTTTGGCAGGCACGGCCGCGTTCGAGGCGAGCGCAAGTGACGCCAATGCGAGCGATACGAAGATGACCCGAGTGAGCACAGCGTGATCCTCCTCAAACTTCGGCAGCCATCACTTTCCCCCCGCGTTGCGTTCTGACCTCGCACTCCCAAGGCGAGGCTCCGGAGGCCGAAGAACTCTCCCTGTCGTGCACGGAATCATCTTCGTCGAGTTCCACAAATTTGTGGCAGAAAAGCTGGGCCCCACTGCCTGGAACGACGTCCTGCGCGCCGCGCTCCCGAAAGCTCGCCACTACTATCGCGGCAACCACTACCCGGACCACGAGTTCGCCGACCTTCTCGCCGCCGCAGCGTCGATGGCGAAAGTCGATCTTCCTGATTTCGGTCAGCAGTTCGGCGAGGTCATCGCACCCGACCTTATGCGCATGTACGCGATTTCAATCGACTCAAGTTGGAGGACGCTCGAGATGATCGAGAACACGGAAGTCGTCATCCACACCATCGTCCGGCGATCGCTCCACGGTGCGGCGCCGCCGCGATTACGGGTCGAGCGCCTTGGCCCGAACGAAATCGTCCTGCGTTATGACTCCCAGCGGAAGATGTGTTATTTCGCTAAAGGCATCGCGCTCGGCGTCGCCAAGCACTTCGGCGAGAGTATCACCATAGCTGAGTCGATGTGCATGCTCAAGGGGGCATCGCATTGTGAGATCACGTTTACGTCGAGCGGTTGAAAGGATCTCTTGTCATGTTTCGAAGCTTCGGCATCATCTTTTTCGCTCTCATACTCATGAGCACAGCGCCTGCTCGGGCGGCCGGCGTCGTAACCATAACCGACGCTCGCGTCGTACCGACGGCGGTGACCATCTACGTCGGCGACAAAGTGACGTGGACGAATAACGGCATACATACTCACACGGTGGCTGCCGCGCAAAAGGCCTTTGTGGGATTCACACTCGCCCCGAGCGGTAGCCACGGCGTGCGCTTCCCGAAGGCCGGGCGCTTCCCGTACCTTGTCGATGGAAAGATTACCGCGATTGTGATCGTCAGGGTCGGCGCGGGTGGCGCAAGCAGCACCACCAAGTCTTCATCGGGCTACGCTCGTTACGACGTCGATATCTCGGTCAGCGTTCACGAGCACCGGACCGGCCCAAAAGAGGACTGGGATGCGACCATTGAATGGACGGGCACGTGGAAAGACGTCTCCTACGCGACCGCTCCGGATGCCATGGGTGTGCGCCCACGCCCGATGGGTGTGTTCATGGGAACGATCTCTGCGTCAGAGAAAGCCTCACTTTTCAATGCGATGGATCCGAACAAGAGTCCGATCCAGTGCAAAGGTGACATCCCGTCGTACCCGGAGCCGGCGCGCTTGGTCTTTTCAGGCAGATACCTCGGCGCCAACGGAGGTATGAACTTCTCAGCTGGCCCGGTCGATGGGGCGCAGTCGTTCCAAAGCAAACTCGACTCGGTCAAGGCGAGCTGTTCGTTTCCTCCTATATTCATTCCGTACCCGATCGGCTTCGAATTCACAACGCCCGATGGCATTGACTTCTCCGTCGTCCCCGCCACGGCGCTGACCCTCGAGTTCACGGTGACCTCGAAGACAAAGATACCCTTCCCGCTCGACCATTTGATCGCGGGCCAGTCGTTCGGGATTGAGACGGGAAAACAAACGCGAACCAACGGGAGTGGACCAGAAACAGTCACTCAGGACGAGGCGGTGTCGGTACACTTCAAAGCGCGCTGAAGCGCTCGATTCGGAACAGGTAACAGCCGCGCGAAACGCTGCGCACATGGAGATACGCGACGTCTGGATTCTCGAACAGCGCGGCGGCCATTTCAGGAGCGCGGCCGGCTGGGGCGAATACTTGTGAATCGGCGATCGCATGCTCGCTTGTGTACGGCCGCAGAATGAGTGGGCGCGCGGCAAACGCGGGCGGGATCATTTCGGACCCGGCGTAGCGCTCGCAGCCGTCGGCATGGATGAACACCGGCCCGACCTCTTGATAAAGCGCCGGCTTCTCGAACGGTCGGTACGAAAAAAGGATCAAGCGGTCGCCGGGCTTGGCGTACTGTAAGCAGTGGCGGCACGGCCCGGTGCCGTCGTCGACCTTAGCGGTCAGGTCGTTGCCGTAGTCGTCGCGCATGCGAGCCCGTATCTGATCTGCGGTCGGCGTCGACATCGCGCTTGCGTGAAAAGTGGCTGTAAGTTGCGAGCTCATTCCATGAGTATAGGAGCAAGCGGTCCCGGGCGTCTATCCGTTTCTTGCGTTCACGTCTTTGCGTACGCCTCACGCGTGTCGGGAAGATCAGAAAACACGCCGAGCCGATGCAGCGCATAGATCAACAGCGTTCCCAACGCTAAAGGCACGACCATGATCGCCCCGGATTCAGGGCCGAAGGCGCCGCCGGTGAACCAGTCCGGCCCGCTCCCCGTTTGATCGATGAGCGACGGCGTCTTCAAGCCGCTCACCGCAAAGCCGTACACCGGTCCCTCGCAGATGTTCCAGGCGCAGTGCACGCCGATCGCGAGCCACAACGATCGTGTTAGGACGACGATCCAACATGCCAGAAGCCCGTAGAGGGCGATGCCGGTGACGGTCAACGCGGCTTGTGCATGAGCATTCGGGTTGCCCAGATGGAGCGCGCCGAAAAAAAGCGCGGTGGCGATGGCAGCGGGAACGGGACCGAACTCCTCCCACAGGTTTTGAAAAAGGTAGCCGCGCAGCCCGATCTCTTCGACGGCAGCCGCGGCGAGCCAGAACACGAGCGTGAGCGCCAAAAAAGCAAGAGTCCCCTGCAGCGGGGAGAGGCTGTTGATCCGCAAGTACCCGAGCGAAAGTTCCAGGAGAAAGACCGAGGATTGAATCACGACGCCGACCGCCACGCCGATCAACAGCAGCTTGAACCACGCCCTGCTGAACGTGAACCCAAGCGATTCGATGCTCCGGCGGTCGACGAAGCGGCGAAGGAGAAGCGTGGCTGTGAGCAGTGCGCCGAGAACTGCGAGCTCGAAGACGGTGAAGGAGAGAAACGAGCTTCCCGGATGCGAGCCGAACTTGCCGACAAGCCCCGACACTATCAAGAACGGGATCAAGATCAAGAAGAACACCGGAAAGAAC
It encodes the following:
- a CDS encoding TPM domain-containing protein yields the protein MLRVIAALVACIAFGATAAAAQQVPIPPAPTQWVTDNAAFLSPETRAALNQKLEAYERSTGHQVIVWIGDTTGDAALEDWTIRTFEKWRIGRKGLDDGIVLFIFAKDRKIRIDVGYGLESVLPDATASEIIRNQITPRLRAGDKDGAVSAGVDAILAALSGQPQSAQPTSAATNDVVVAVGVVAFFILLVFFLIFATVLRTVLYHIPGRRYQSTPWIGFFGSGFGGGGGGGGGGFGGGFSGGGGMAGGGGASGGW
- a CDS encoding LemA family protein produces the protein MSRSWVGLAIVIVIIVVIVAWVAGTYNNLVAQDQAVQSQWGTVESVYQRRADLIPNLVATVKGVANFEKSTYISVANARARVGQVTVSAGQNALSNPAAFAQFEQAQAGLSSALSRLLAVVENYPDLKANQNFLDLQAQLEGTENRIAVERRRYNEVAQAFNTTRQSFPTVVIAGLFGDRFKVKPYFKAQEGTQNAPKVTF
- a CDS encoding YihY/virulence factor BrkB family protein; its protein translation is MATPIGLLREAYAGWQRHNTAHLAAALAFYLAFSLAPLLVIAIAAAGLVIGPKAATQDVLGPVRDFLGTSGARFVTSLIANVNAPAPNIVAAAIGTIALIFGASGAFMQLYAALNIIFDAKRRPSRFSYILRVRLFSFLMVTLIGALLLASQIFDATLATAVKAHEPAWGVTRVVVFAASFVVITILFGSLFKFIPEASVAWRDALTGGMFTAALFLLGQWLLSMYVRYAAFHAVRGAAAAALIVMTWLYYLALIVFFGAEVTRAYAFGRKQAELPGIAAD
- a CDS encoding heme NO-binding domain-containing protein; translated protein: MHGIIFVEFHKFVAEKLGPTAWNDVLRAALPKARHYYRGNHYPDHEFADLLAAAASMAKVDLPDFGQQFGEVIAPDLMRMYAISIDSSWRTLEMIENTEVVIHTIVRRSLHGAAPPRLRVERLGPNEIVLRYDSQRKMCYFAKGIALGVAKHFGESITIAESMCMLKGASHCEITFTSSG
- a CDS encoding DUF1203 domain-containing protein gives rise to the protein MSSQLTATFHASAMSTPTADQIRARMRDDYGNDLTAKVDDGTGPCRHCLQYAKPGDRLILFSYRPFEKPALYQEVGPVFIHADGCERYAGSEMIPPAFAARPLILRPYTSEHAIADSQVFAPAGRAPEMAAALFENPDVAYLHVRSVSRGCYLFRIERFSAL
- a CDS encoding type II CAAX endopeptidase family protein; this translates as MIRTSIFLKDGRLRPVLRALVFFPVFFLILIPFLIVSGLVGKFGSHPGSSFLSFTVFELAVLGALLTATLLLRRFVDRRSIESLGFTFSRAWFKLLLIGVAVGVVIQSSVFLLELSLGYLRINSLSPLQGTLAFLALTLVFWLAAAAVEEIGLRGYLFQNLWEEFGPVPAAIATALFFGALHLGNPNAHAQAALTVTGIALYGLLACWIVVLTRSLWLAIGVHCAWNICEGPVYGFAVSGLKTPSLIDQTGSGPDWFTGGAFGPESGAIMVVPLALGTLLIYALHRLGVFSDLPDTREAYAKT